Sequence from the Amphiprion ocellaris isolate individual 3 ecotype Okinawa chromosome 1, ASM2253959v1, whole genome shotgun sequence genome:
atgacacaagaatcaagtgattagattctggcagtgatgcagcttctaCTGTcaatccacggatttgttaaagatttctgtatcgttgcgagatagcggcatggcatcactgtaactatgacaacatgtgaacactacggcagctgcctgctgaagatcacatgattgcgatcctactacaaatcgaatGTTGTggatttatcgggacttatatgttagaaatgatacaacgactgagcagcgttggtggagtactgcgctctgagggcttttcttgtttctgattCTTACTTTCTGTATATTATTAAAGGTTGTCAttcagtgttgatgttttaTAATTCAGGCCTCCCTATGGTATGTGAAGTATGTTGGTTGGTAGCAGACATTCCCTATTTGAGTTGGTTTCCTTTTGTATGAAACCATTCACCTGATGAAGGTCTGGCATCAGAGcaataataaatacaacattTGACATCATCTGACATATTTACTGCAATGGCATTTTAAAGCCACAGATTGACTGACATTGACTGGCATATGTACTGTAGCGTGGCACTCTCTGGTAATTCAAATGGTAGAGTAATCTGATTTCCTCCGTACTAACAGCAAAGATCAGCTAACACATTCTGTAGACAGCTATGGAcagtatttatttctttaatgctCCTCAGTAAATGGGATTCAGTGTGTTAGAGATGTCTTTATAGGTGAGAAGAATACAGGACAGGCAAGAACACAGAAACCACACAGTGACTGAATCCTGTCGTTAAATGTGAACTTTCTCTTGTGGCTGCCAAAGGGTAAACTCACCTAAAGTTTTCATCcatttgatttcatttaaatcatATTTGTTGTCTGGTGTCAGCCGGAGCGTCTGCGCGATGAGGAGATTGATCAtctggagcagcagctgcagaaccAGGCCCTCGGTCCTGCACCACAGTCCACCACCATCACACAGGAGGAGTCTCCTGTCCCCAGCAACTGCTTCAAATTTCAGAACAGAGTGTTTGGTGAGTCATATATAGCACATATGAGACATTGATTTTAATCTTTACCTTAGTTGTTCTCTTCGTTGGGATGCCTTTCATTAGCGTCACCAGAAGCACAGggtttaattttgtcatttcttagaGATAAGGAACTTCCTTGTCATTTAATCCACAAGATGAGCATCACCTgcaatttgttttttacagcaGTTGTGTCATTGCTGCACACAGTCAAAAGGTTGTATCTTCTGAAAGTCTCTTTCATGATGGTGCCATCATCTTCTAGTAGGATACTTTAATATCTGACATAGTCTCAGTCTCCAAGCAATTTCTTAATTGCAGCAAGCTATCAGACCTTTGTTGATtgactgttgtgttttctgacagCTCATGAATTTAGTCCTGTTTTTCAGCGGACTCTCTAATCCAGCCTTTTATAAACTGATGGCCAGTCTATAGGAAGGGATTACTGCCAGCAGATAATGTAGTTGGTTTGCATATTTGGATTGATTTCATAGTGGGTCACccaattttgaaataaaaaatgaaacgtGGCGAGACATGGTGGCTTTTGTTTAACGGCACCCTTTAAGCCTCAggctatgaaattaaacagagcTGCCTAGTCACTAAAATAAAATCCACAAGCACACATTAATTTGCTGTTGTCCTCCTGGGGTTTGTAAATTAATGTTAGTGGTTTTGATGGGACCAGGGAACGTGAAAATGTGCCAccattgatatttttatttttaaacagtatCAACCTGGCAGAGTCTTGGTCAGTTCTGTCTTTATGAAAGACACCTGATTGTTTGGTATTTGATTAAGCAAATGTACAACCTTGAAGCTGCACTAatcagtattttcatttttacaatgaaTCAGATCAGCATATGTAatggagagggaggaaaagggCACATGGTGTTTTGATTTTCTGGCTTGCATCTactgttttaattcatttttgacacCAAAGGATTGCTGATGTTGCTCTGGAACGTCCAAATATCTAAATAGCAGCATACTAACATCACAGCTTTATGTATCATGTAAAAGTTATGTTTGCCTCTGTCATTACTGTCTccaaatgaccagaaaaaaaaagctctagATTATTGAAAAAGATGCTGAGCACCAGCTACtcttcacaaaacaaaatcataggactaaaatagaaaaaatccTGTTGGTGGACTTCAAGATTAAGTTGAGTAAGATATGTTTGATGTTTACATATTCATCTGTTTTTAACGCCCAGTTTATGTAATCACAATTAATAACAGTTTCCATTAATGTTTTTCCTTCATCCTTTATCCTGTGGCCCATCAGAGGACCGAATGCTGACATCGACAGATGTTCAGAGCTTTTCTAACGGAGTAGGCCGTCAGTGGAAACATGTAGGGAGGGCTCTGGGGAAGAACTGCCGTGCTCTCAAGGGTCCAGCCATAGACAACCTGGCCTATGAGTACGAGAGAGAAGGGCTGTATGAGCAAGCCTATCAGCTGCTCAGCCGTTTCATCCAGGCGGAGGGGAGGGCGGCCAAGCTGAGCCGGCTGGTCAAAGCACTGGAGGACTGCAAACTCACCAGCCTGGCAGAAAATATTCTGGATGTACAGCCACGAGAGTAACTCTGCGTACGAGTCAAGAAAACTGAGGTGGACAGGTCCTCTCTGCATGAGGAGAGCTGACCGCGTCCTGCCTGCTTTtgttccagtgtgtttgttcttgATTGACATCTCACGTTTAAAACCAttcccgtgtgtgtgtgtgtgtgtgtgtgtgtgtgtgtgtgtgtgtgtgtgtgtgtgtgtgtgtgtgtgtgtgtgtgtgtgtgtgtgtgtgtgtgtgtgtgtgtgtgtgtgtgtgtgtgtgtgtgtgtgtgtgtgtgtgtgtgtgcatgtttcacACAGGTTATGTGAACGCATGCTAAGATCTGTGACAACTGAGTGATTCACTTTTTGTCTTGCCAATCAGTTACTAGTATTACTgataattgtttttatttagatgAAATGACTGtcatcactgttaaaaaaatatgctgTCACGAGTTTTATGCACTGTTATAAACTGTTTCTATCATGTACCTCTTTTATTCCTGCTTTGTAAGTCAATTTACAGATGGAACCTGTTGGGTCTTGTTTCTAATGAGTGCACAACTGAaggttattgattttttttttctacaaaatggGTGCATGCAAATTAAATGGTTTTACAAAAAggcttcatgtttgtgtttgatgcATTAGtgtaattaaaactgaaaacatcatTTTGTCAAAATTCCCTCAGGTATAATTTAGTGTtaatcctccctccctctcctgccACTGCTTGCTGTCACTCACTCACATGTGCACAAGCTCATATGATTGAGCTGCTGATTGCTGATGCTGTTgctgattgtgtgtctgtggatgcCGGAGTCACGTTGTGCGAGTTTCAGGGCGGAGAGGAGGAGGTTGCAGCTGAGATGTGGGTAGAGGTTTTATCTTGGCTTGGATGTCAAAGAGGGTCACGGAGAGTCTGAGCAGGTTG
This genomic interval carries:
- the tradd gene encoding tumor necrosis factor receptor type 1-associated DEATH domain protein, which produces MADKTVDGGPWTGCAVMFLQSLCPGVNLLSLYKDQQRKFIVFKVIKLTLIDSAGGLGGYEILKVHDADPFLGVEVKFVDVAACQQFLESYSSGAVRQSFSQHACRLLVLPQEFNVETQLKASTHILDLCLDKLDLCLQHIHLSQPERLRDEEIDHLEQQLQNQALGPAPQSTTITQEESPVPSNCFKFQNRVFEDRMLTSTDVQSFSNGVGRQWKHVGRALGKNCRALKGPAIDNLAYEYEREGLYEQAYQLLSRFIQAEGRAAKLSRLVKALEDCKLTSLAENILDVQPRE